A genomic region of Eucalyptus grandis isolate ANBG69807.140 chromosome 5, ASM1654582v1, whole genome shotgun sequence contains the following coding sequences:
- the LOC108959351 gene encoding disease resistance protein RPV1-like, giving the protein MESRTAMLSSLQNTAWECDDSRAGPDAAAFLKRRRTTPESPVSSLPSSSDFAGNNYEVFLSFRGPNTRYGFTDFLYQRLTDAGIHVFRDEEELPVGEPIKPALIEAIKQSKVLIPIISADYASSRSCLMELVQILECKRKMSRETIPIFYEIELSDLKDQRNSFEKSFLEHEMKGVDSKIIQEWKLALKEIGRLNGFVTDGYHSKLIDELIPIVLRKLKKHRLTVTNCLVGVDHHVQEIMRKLGIVHRDGQVIEICGSDVRVLGIYGIGGVGKTTLAKVVYNQLYNHFQGYSCLDQIPKLDQHDRILSLQNKLISDLRERSADFGCSDEAMAYLADGFRNRQVLILLDNVEDVNQLNVFVGELSWFGPRSRIIVTSRNSDILSSLEEAETYEVGPMKEEKALQLFSKRAFRRDFPDKGFENLSMNIIKALGRLPLALDVIGSRLFKKPKGTWRETLNTLQEAPHKEVEHVLKISYDALDENAKNIFLDIACFLIGKDKRIAFYMWDDCDLYPHIGIDSLCLLSLVKIGENNELLMHDLLRTLGRSIVKNEDPIPCNRSRLWMHDQALSALWRREGTPRVQALGLTFDKGSNDCFTSEEFSPLSELRFLNLDRANMRGNFTGLLCKLRWLHWRGYHKSSEPLILCPENLVILDLSLSTVADDWEGWTQIMEKANKLKVLDLTGCSQLRKSPCFPADSKLERLILEGCSNLLFIDKTIGNLKILKSLNIKSTPIFKLPEGMGSLDNLKELLVDKTSIRHLRFIRGSMQKLKTLSASSCKNLAEISKSIGCLRSLSYLALDKSIIPGLPNSVTLLEGLAELSLRDFRQITALPDSIGMLKSLQKLDLSNTRIKVLPESIKNLDRLEVLRMNNTPISTFPKGIANLGKLQLITFSDCWSMNGEILCDISGLSSLRILELSGTLISSLPKSICLLSHLHTLHLLCCDKLQTLPKLPSSLVSLRWGTKNMRIVHNFSYLIDLKVLEFVNDPDEDLSSFEWSQMESFGWISSLSNLETLNLSLPNVTSLPEDFKDLTQLKELDLSCINLQELPQLPSSLSKLVIKNCRSQRVDFSNLKTLSELELCDCLASEILGLGNLRFLQVLKISGCNIKNLDGLEKASLLRWFSISDCHSLNRLPDLSKCTSLEIEEIEFCSIQDQPRERHCESCCSRRCDCLYQY; this is encoded by the exons atggaatcgAGGACTGCGATGCTTTCGTCGCTTCAGAATACTGCTTGGGAATGCGATGACTCTCGGGCCGGTCCCGATGCTGCTGCTTTTCTAAAGAGACGGAGGACTACTCCG GAATCACCCGTTTCGTCCTTGCCATCAAGTTCTGACTTCGCTGGAAACAACTATGAAGTGTTCTTAAGTTTTAGAGGACCCAATACTCGCTATGGTTTTACAGATTTCCTCTACCAAAGATTGACAGATGCTGGGATACATGTCTTTCGAGATGAAGAGGAATTGCCTGTCGGAGAACCGATCAAGCCCGCACTGATTGAAGCGATCAAACAGTCGAAGGTTTTGATTCCCATCATCTCGGCGGATTATGCTTCCAGCAGAAGCTGCCTCATGGAGTTGGTCCAAATATTAGAGTGCAAGCGAAAAATGAGTCGAGAAACCATTcccattttctatgagattGAGCTCTCGGACTTAAAAGACCAGAGGAATTCTTTTGAGAAGAGCTTTCTCGAACACGAGATGAAGGGGGTCGATAGTAAGATCATCCAGGAGTGGAAGCTGGCTCTCAAAGAGATTGGAAGGTTAAATGGATTCGTAACAGACGG ATATCATTCCAAGCTCATAGATGAACTCATCCCAATTGTTCTGCGAAAGCTGAAGAAGCATCGACTAACTGTGACAAATTGTTTAGTCGGAGTTGACCATCACGTGCAAGAGATCATGAGAAAGCTTGGCATTGTGCATCGCGATGGACAAGTAATTGAAATTTGTGGCAGCGATGTTCGAGTCCTTGGAATATATGGTATTGGGGGGGTTGGCAAGACTACTCTTGCAAAAGTTGTTTACAATCAACTCTATAATCACTTTCAAGGTTATAGTTGTCTTGATCAAATTCCAAAATTAGATCAACATGATAGGATCTTATCcttgcaaaataaattaatctcAGATCTCCGTGAAAGAAGTGCAGACTTCGGATGTTCTGATGAGGCTATGGCATATCTTGCTGATGGATTTCGCAATAGGCAGGTCCTCATTCTCCTTGACAACGTGGAAGATGTCAACCAACTCAATGTGTTTGTTGGGGAGCTCAGTTGGTTTGGTCCGAGAAGCAGGATTATTGTGACTTCTAGAAACAGCGACATCCTTTCGAGCCTCGAAGAGGCTGAAACCTATGAGGTTGGAccaatgaaagaagaaaaagctctCCAGTTGTTTTCTAAGCGGGCTTTTAGAAGGGATTTTCCTGACAAGGGCTTTGAAAACCTTTCCATGAACATCATAAAGGCTCTTGGGCGACTTCCTTTGGCACTTGATGTCATAGGTTCGCGTTTGTTTAAGAAACCCAAGGGTACATGGAGAGAAACCTTGAATACATTACAAGAAGCTCCACATAAAGAAGTTGAACATGTGTTAAAGATCAGTTACGATGCTTTAGATGAAAATGCAAAGAATATATTTTTGGACATAGCATGTTTTCTGATAGGAAAGGATAAGAGAATTGCCTTTTACATGTGGGACGACTGTGATCTTTATCCTCACATCGGGATCGACTCTCTTTGTCTCCTGTCTTTGGTGAAAATTGGAGAAAACAACGAGCTATTGATGCATGATCTACTGAGAACTCTGGGCAGAAGTATTGTGAAAAATGAAGATCCAATCCCTTGTAATCGAAGTAGGTTGTGGATGCACGATCAAGCCCTATCCGCCCTATGGAGGAGGGAG GGTACTCCAAGAGTTCAAGCCCTAGGTCTTACCTTTGACAAAGGATCCAATGACTGTTTCACATCTGAAGAATTTAGCCCACTATCAGAATTAAGGTTCCTCAATTTGGATCGAGCTAATATGAGAGGAAATTTTACTGGTCTTCTTTGCAAATTAAGGTGGCTTCATTGGCGAGGGTACCATAAGAGCTCTGAACCTCTTATTTTGTGCCCAGAGAACTTGGTCATTCTTGATCTGTCATTGAGCACAGTGGCAGATGACTGGGAAGGTTGGACTCAAATAATGGAG AAGgcaaacaaattgaaagttttggacCTAACTGGTTGCAGTCAATTACGTAAATCACCATGCTTCCCAGCTGATAGCAAATTAGAAAGACTGATTCTTGAAGGATGTTCTAATTTGCTATTTATTGACAAAACCAttggtaatttgaaaattttgaagtcTTTGAACATCAAGTCCACTCCGATTTTCAAGCTGCCGGAGGGGATGGGCTCCTTGGATAACTTGAAAGAGCTTTTGGTGGATAAAACTTCCATACGTCACCTTCGTTTCATAAGAGGGTCTATGCAGAAACTTAAAACTCTCAGTGCTTCCAGCTGCAAAAATTTGGCTGAAATATCCAAGTCTATTGGTTGTTTGAGGTCTCTGTCATATCTTGCACTGGATAAGTCCATTATCCCAGGACTCCCAAATTCTGTTACGTTGTTGGAGGGACTTGCTGAGCTTTCTTTAAGAGATTTTCGACAGATAACTGCACTTCCGGACTCCATTGGGATGCTTAAGTCACTACAGAAACTGGACCTGTCAAACACCAGAATTAAGGTATTGCCAGAATCCATAAAAAATTTGGATAGATTGGAGGTGCTGAGAATGAATAATACTCCCATAAGTACATTCCCTAAAGGTATTGCAAATCTAGGCAAGTTGCAACTCATAACGTTTTCTGACTGCTGGAGTATGAATGGGGAAATTCTGTGTGACATTTCAGGGTTATCATCTTTGAGAATCTTGGAGTTATCGGGTACCCTGATTAGTAGCCTACCCAAGAGCATTTGTCTGCTTTCTCATCTCCACACTCTCCACTTGCTATGCTGTGACAAACTTCAGACTCTGCCAAAATTACCATCTAGTTTAGTGAGTTTGCGCTGGGGAACAAAAAACATGAGGAtagttcataatttttcatatttgatAGATTTGAAAGTTCTGGAATTTGTTAATGATCCCGATGAGGACCTATCTTCCTTTGAGTGGTCCCAAATGGAAAGCTTTGGCTGGATATCAAGTTTATCCAACTTAGAGACCCTAAACCTGTCCCTTCCAAATGTTACTAGTCTACCAGAAGATTTTAAAGATCTTACTCAACTTAAAGAACTTGATTTGTCCTGCATAAACCTGCAAGAGCTCCCACAACTTCCCTCAAGCTTGTCTAAACTGGTTATCAAGAATTGCAGGAGCCAGAGGGTGGATTTCTCTAATCTAAAAACTCTGTCCGAATTGGAGCTCTGTGACTGCCTTGCATCGGAAATTCTTGGTCTTGGGAACCTCCGGTTCCTGCAAGTGTTGAAGATATCTGGCTGCAATATTAAGAACCTTGATGGTCTCGAAAAAGCATCACTATTGAGGTGGTTTTCCATATCTGATTGCCATTCTCTTAATAGGTTGCCGGACCTATCAAAGTGCACAAGTCTGGAAATTGAGGAAATAGAATTTTGCAGCATTCAGGATCAACCCCGTGAGAGGCACTGTGAAAGTTGCTGCTCGAGGCGCTGTGATTGTCTGTACCAATATTAA
- the LOC104447244 gene encoding TMV resistance protein N-like yields MESRTAMLSSLQNASWECDDSRHGPDAASRKRRRTTGSPVSSSSPSSDFAGNNYEVFLSFRGPDTRKGFIDFLYKSLNDVGIHVFRDDDELPVGEEITPALIAAIKQSEVLIPIISGDYASSKSCLMELVQILECKQTMSREIIPIFYEISPSDLKDQGHPFEESFSKHKRNGVDNKTIEDWRLALKEIGTLKGFETAKIHDGHQSEVMDKLIPVVQQKLKKGRLIVTENLVGVDHHVQEIMRKLGVVHHNGQVIKICESDVRVLGIYGIGGVGKTTLANVVYNQLCYYFQGYSHLREIPKKHQHDRILSLQNQLISNLRNRNVTLQCSNDAMTVLDKAFRRKRVLILLDNVEDDGQLDAVIGDLNCFGSGSRIIVTSRNNSILSRFEKAETYEVKPMEEEKALQLFSKRAFGRDFPDKGFESLSMDIIKALGQLPLALEMIGSYLFKKTKGVWKETLKKLKEAPHREVEHVLKISYDALDEDAKQIFLDIACFLIGKNKRIAFYMWEDCELYPHRGIDALRVLSLVKIGQNKELLMDDLLRTLGRSIVSNEDPIPHNRSRLWMHNQALSTLQRKKDPMTVSHLKNLARYRN; encoded by the exons atggAATCGAGGACTGCGATGCTTTCGTCGCTTCAGAATGCTTCTTGGGAATGTGATGACTCTCGGCACGGTCCCGATGCTGCTTCTAGAAAGAGGCGGAGGACTACG GGATCGCCCGTTTCGTCCTCGTCACCAAGCTCTGACTTTGCTGGAAACAACTATGAAGTGTTCTTAAGTTTTAGAGGACCGGATACTCGCAAGGGTTTTATAGATTTCCTCTACAAAAGCTTGAATGATGTTGGGATACACGTCTTTCGTGATGATGATGAGCTGCCTGTCGGAGAAGAGATCACGCCTGCGCTGATTGCAGCAATCAAACAGTCGGAGGTTTTGATTCCCATCATCTCAGGGGATTATGCTTCCAGCAAAAGCTGCCTCATGGAGTTGGTCCAAATATTAGAGTGCAAGCAAACAATGAGTCGAGAAATCATtcccattttctatgaaatcAGTCCCTCAGATTTGAAAGACCAGGGCCATCCTTTTGAGGAGAGCTTTTCCAAACACAAGAGGAATGGGGTTGATAATAAGACCATCGAGGACTGGAGACTAGCTCTTAAAGAGATTGGAACGTTAAAGGGATTTGAAACGGCAAAAATACATGACGG GCATCAATCCGAGGTCATGGACAAACTCATCCCAGTTGTTCAGCAAAAGCTGAAGAAGGGTCGACTAATCGTGACAGAAAATTTAGTTGGAGTTGACCATCACGTGCAAGAGATTATGAGAAAGCTCGGTGTTGTGCATCATAATGGACAAGTAATTAAAATTTGTGAAAGCGATGTTCGAGTCCTTGGAATATATGGTATTGGGGGGGTTGGCAAGACCACTCTTGCAAATGTTGTTTACAACCAACTCTGTTATTACTTTCAAGGTTATAGTCATCTTAGGGAAATTCCAAAAAAGCATCAACATGATAGGATCTTGTCcttgcaaaatcaattaatcTCAAACCTCCGAAATAGAAATGTGACGTTGCAGTGTTCTAATGATGCTATGACAGTTCTTGATAAAGCATTTCGCAGGAAGCGGGTCCTCATTCTGCTTGACAATGTGGAAGATGACGGCCAACTTGATGCGGTCATCGGGGATCTTAATTGCTTTGGTTCTGGAAGCAGGATTATTGTGACTTCTAGAAACAACAGCATCCTTTCGAGGTTCGAAAAGGCTGAAACCTATGAGGTTAAaccaatggaagaagaaaaagctctCCAATTGTTTTCTAAGCGGGCTTTTGGGAGGGATTTTCCTGACAAGGGCTTTGAAAGCCTTTCCATGGACATCATAAAGGCTCTTGGGCAACTTCCTTTGGCACTTGAGATGATAGGTTCGTATTTGTTTAAGAAAACCAAGGGTGTATGGAAAGAAacgttgaagaaattgaaagaagcTCCTCATAGGGAAGTTGAACATGTGTTAAAGATAAGTTATGATGCTTTAGATGAAGATGCAAAGCAAATATTTctggatatagcatgttttCTGATTGGAAAGAACAAGAGAATTGCCTTTTACATGTGGGAGGACTGTGAACTTTACCCTCATAGAGGGATTGATGCTCTTCGTGTCCTGTCTTTGGTGAAAATTGGACAAAACAAGGAGCTATTGATGGATGATCTACTGAGAACTCTAGGCAGAAGTATTGTGTCAAATGAAGATCCTATCCCTCATAATCGAAGTAGGTTGTGGATGCACAATCAAGCCCTATCCACCCTACAGAGGAAGAAG GATCCAATGACTGTTTCACATCTGAAGAATTTGGCCCGCTATCGGAATTAA
- the LOC108960012 gene encoding disease resistance protein RPV1-like, whose amino-acid sequence MKNLRVLDLTGCDDLLVTPKFSSCQKLAILILERCSQLVEIDHSIGDLKLLASLNLKFCTELSMLPVEVGQLTALKELLLDKTSVQEISISIGYLKQLETLSASNCFSLSQLSKTICRLTNITLLSLDGTGITALPDSIGELVRLEHLSLRDCYQIRKLPNSIGNIVRTLVELDVSGTGIVKFPHSLKKLWSLKVLRMDSCFFREFPPDIGELTNLEEIHACWCLSLEGGIPSEIGKLHNLRILRLRHSTISSIPAEIHQLSNLRILDLLHCDMIKELPELPSSITVLYVDDELKSSHLP is encoded by the coding sequence ATGAAGAACTTGAGAGTTCTAGATCTTACAGGCTGTGATGACTTATTAGTTACTCCTAAGTTCTCTAGCTGCCAAAAACTGGCCATATTGATTCTGGAGCGATGTTCACAATTGGTCGAGATAGATCATTCGATCGGCGATTTGAAGCTCCTGGCTTCCTTGAATTTGAAGTTCTGCACAGAGCTCAGCATGTTGCCAGTAGAAGTGGGTCAACTTACGGCTCTGAAAGAGCTTCTCCTGGACAAGACTTCGGTACAAGAAATTTCCATCTCCATTGGTTATTTAAAGCAGCTTGAAACTCTGAGTGCCTCAAACTGCTTCTCATTGAGTCAACTATCGAAAACGATTTGTCGCCTGACGAATATCACACTTCTTTCACTGGATGGCACCGGAATCACAGCACTTCCCGATTCCATTGGAGAACTGGTTAGACTTGAACACTTGTCATTAAGGGATTGCTATCAAATAAGAAAACTTCCGAACTCCATCGGCAACATAGTGAGAACCTTAGTTGAGTTAGACGTGTCGGGAACAGGCATCGTCAAGTTTCCGCATTCGCTAAAAAAACTGTGGAGCTTGAAGGTGCTGAGAATGGATTCTTGTTTCTTCAGAGAGTTCCCTCCTGATATCGGAGAGCTAACCAACCTCGAAGAAATACATGCCTGCTGGTGTCTGAGTCTCGAGGGGGGCATTCCAAGCGAGATTGGAAAACTGCATAATTTGAGAATCTTGAGGCTGCGACATTCGACTATTTCCAGCATACCGGCGGAGATCCACCAACTTTCCAATCTTCGAATCCTTGATTTACTTCACTGCGACATGATCAAAGAGTTGCCAGAGCTCCCCTCTAGCATAACGGTTTTGTATGTAGACGATGAACTGAAGTCGTCGCATCTGCCATAG